In Pasteurella multocida subsp. multocida OH4807, a genomic segment contains:
- a CDS encoding molybdopterin biosynthesis MoeA protein (COG0303 Molybdopterin biosynthesis enzyme), with product MLPLEQALSQMLEALPTPSLQHLESCPLAQAANRICAENIISPINVPSFDNSAMDGYAVRLADLAQSPTLAVAGKSFAGNPFTQAWPAMSAVRIMTGAMIPEGADAVIMQEETVLNEDGSVTFVADRIKLDQNIRKIGDDVKAGDIVLPQGSLLNAVSLPLLASLGIERVNVFPRLKVAILSTGDELVPVGQSLQAGQIYDTNRFSVKLMLEKLNCDVLDFGILPDDEQAFENAFINAQRQADLVITSGGVSVGEADFTKTVLEKVGQINFWKIAMKPGKPFAFGKLENAWFCGLPGNPVSALATFYQLVQPVIAKLSGYSQWKAPQRFSAIAATKMKKAPGRLDFQRGYYQVNSNGQIEVQPVGFQGSHLFSSFVKSNCFIVLERERGNVEAGETVTIEPFNHVIR from the coding sequence ATGCTACCTCTTGAACAAGCACTAAGCCAAATGCTTGAGGCGTTGCCTACACCTTCTTTACAACACCTTGAATCATGTCCGTTAGCACAAGCTGCAAATCGTATTTGTGCCGAAAACATTATTTCGCCAATTAATGTCCCATCGTTTGATAATTCAGCAATGGACGGGTATGCAGTTCGTTTAGCTGATTTAGCTCAATCTCCCACTTTAGCCGTAGCAGGTAAATCCTTTGCAGGTAACCCTTTCACACAAGCCTGGCCAGCCATGAGCGCAGTACGTATTATGACGGGAGCAATGATTCCAGAAGGGGCTGATGCTGTAATTATGCAAGAAGAAACTGTTTTAAATGAAGATGGTAGCGTAACTTTCGTGGCAGATCGTATAAAGCTGGATCAAAATATTCGAAAAATTGGAGATGATGTCAAAGCGGGTGACATTGTTTTACCACAGGGCTCGCTCTTAAATGCGGTCTCTTTGCCTCTTTTAGCCTCTCTTGGCATTGAACGCGTCAACGTTTTCCCTCGTTTAAAAGTCGCGATTCTCTCAACAGGAGACGAACTCGTTCCAGTTGGTCAATCGCTTCAAGCTGGACAAATTTACGATACTAACCGTTTCAGCGTAAAACTCATGTTAGAAAAACTTAATTGCGATGTTCTAGACTTTGGCATTTTACCTGATGATGAACAGGCATTCGAAAACGCCTTTATTAACGCACAACGACAAGCAGATCTTGTGATTACTAGCGGCGGTGTTTCTGTAGGTGAAGCCGACTTTACCAAAACTGTTTTAGAAAAAGTAGGACAAATCAATTTCTGGAAAATTGCTATGAAACCGGGCAAGCCATTTGCCTTTGGTAAACTAGAAAATGCGTGGTTCTGCGGTTTACCAGGCAACCCTGTGTCTGCATTAGCCACCTTTTATCAATTAGTCCAACCTGTTATCGCCAAGCTCAGTGGTTATAGTCAATGGAAAGCGCCACAACGTTTTTCTGCCATTGCCGCGACGAAAATGAAAAAAGCGCCAGGTCGTTTAGATTTCCAACGTGGCTATTATCAAGTGAATAGCAATGGACAAATCGAAGTACAACCCGTAGGGTTCCAAGGCTCACATTTATTCAGCTCATTTGTGAAAAGTAACTGCTTTATCGTGTTAGAACGTGAACGTGGCAATGTAGAAGCAGGCGAAACAGTCACTATCGAGCCTTTTAATCATGTGATCCGCTAA
- a CDS encoding hypothetical protein (COG1286 Uncharacterized membrane protein, required for colicin V production): protein MIDYIIIAIIVFSIIISLLRGFIREVMSLVSWVVAFMVASHFYPYLAQYLTQIESLYIRNGTAIAILFIATLLVGAIVNYILGTLVDKTGLTGTDRVLGACFGLLRGALIVAALLFFMDTFTNFSQSVWWKESKLIPHFAFIVEWFFQQLQASSSFINSTLNK, encoded by the coding sequence ATGATTGATTATATTATCATCGCCATAATTGTATTTTCGATTATTATCAGTCTATTACGTGGATTTATACGAGAAGTGATGTCATTGGTGAGTTGGGTTGTTGCCTTTATGGTGGCAAGCCACTTTTATCCTTACTTGGCACAGTATTTAACACAAATTGAGTCACTTTATATTCGTAATGGAACAGCAATAGCGATTTTATTTATTGCAACATTACTCGTTGGAGCAATCGTCAATTACATTTTGGGCACGTTAGTAGATAAAACGGGGCTAACAGGCACTGACCGTGTGCTTGGCGCGTGTTTTGGTCTGTTACGCGGTGCGCTTATTGTAGCTGCATTGTTATTCTTTATGGATACCTTTACAAATTTCAGTCAAAGTGTTTGGTGGAAAGAATCAAAGTTAATCCCCCACTTTGCCTTTATTGTTGAATGGTTTTTTCAGCAATTACAAGCAAGTTCTAGTTTTATAAATTCAACTTTAAATAAATAA
- a CDS encoding 3-octaprenyl-4-hydroxybenzoate carboxy-lyase (COG0163 3-polyprenyl-4-hydroxybenzoate decarboxylase): MTNEKKRLIIGISGASGAIYAIRLLEALKEVAHIETHLIISNAAKQTIAAETDYSIQDVKALADVNYDVRDIGAAISSGSYRTLGMIILPCSIKTLSGIAHSYTDDLITRAADVCLKERKPLVLCVRETPLHLGHLRLMTQAAEIGAQITPLMPAFYHQPQSVQEIVDQSVNRLCDQFEIQLAQDLFQRWRGDIR, translated from the coding sequence ATGACAAATGAAAAGAAACGTTTAATTATTGGTATCTCCGGCGCATCAGGCGCAATATATGCTATTCGACTACTTGAAGCACTGAAAGAGGTGGCGCACATTGAAACCCATTTAATTATCAGCAATGCAGCTAAGCAAACCATTGCAGCAGAAACAGATTACAGCATTCAAGATGTCAAGGCACTGGCAGATGTGAATTATGATGTGCGTGATATTGGTGCAGCAATTTCATCAGGATCTTACCGCACTTTAGGAATGATTATTTTGCCTTGCTCGATTAAGACCTTGTCAGGCATTGCACATAGCTATACTGATGATTTAATCACCCGTGCGGCAGATGTCTGTTTAAAAGAACGCAAACCTTTGGTGTTATGTGTGCGTGAAACACCATTGCATTTAGGCCATTTACGTTTAATGACCCAAGCGGCTGAAATCGGTGCACAAATTACACCATTGATGCCTGCATTTTATCATCAACCACAGTCAGTACAGGAGATTGTAGATCAAAGCGTCAATCGTTTATGTGATCAATTTGAGATTCAATTAGCACAGGATTTGTTTCAGCGTTGGCGTGGGGATATTCGATAA
- a CDS encoding amidophosphoribosyltransferase (COG0034 Glutamine phosphoribosylpyrophosphate amidotransferase) produces MCGIVGIVSQSPVNQLIYDALTLLQHRGQDAAGIVTVDDENRFRLRKANGLVSDVFEQVHMLRLQGNAGIGHVRYPTAGSSSVSEAQPFYVNSPYGLTLVHNGNLTNSAELKEKLFRLARRHVNTNSDSELLLNILANHLDKFEKYQLEPEDIFTAIKQTHKAIRGAYACVAMIIGHGMVAFRDPNGIRPLVLGKREEQGKTDYMFASESIALDTVGFEFVRDVQPGEAIYVTFDGRLYSEQCAENPKLTPCIFEYVYFARPDSCIDGVSVYAARVHMGQRLGEKIAREWSDVDDIDVVIPVPETSNDIALRIARVLNKPYRQGFVKNRYVGRTFIMPGQAQRVSSVRRKLNTIASEFKDKNVLLVDDSIVRGTTSEQIIEMARAAGAKKIYFASAAPEIRYPNVYGIDMPTKHELIAYGRDVDEIAKLIGVDKLIFQDLDALTGSVQQENPAIKEFDCSVFTGCYVTGDITPEYLENIAQQRSDSAKKKREKDATNLEMHNEK; encoded by the coding sequence ATGTGTGGTATTGTAGGTATTGTTAGTCAAAGCCCAGTTAATCAATTAATTTATGATGCATTAACATTATTACAACATCGCGGACAAGATGCAGCAGGCATCGTGACAGTCGACGACGAAAATCGATTCCGTTTACGAAAAGCCAATGGGCTAGTAAGTGATGTATTCGAGCAAGTTCATATGCTACGTTTACAAGGCAATGCTGGAATTGGCCATGTTCGTTATCCTACTGCGGGCAGTTCTAGTGTCTCTGAAGCACAACCTTTCTATGTTAATTCACCTTATGGTTTAACTTTGGTGCATAATGGTAATTTAACCAATTCTGCCGAGTTAAAAGAAAAACTATTTAGACTTGCACGTCGCCATGTTAATACAAATTCCGATTCAGAATTATTACTGAACATCTTAGCGAACCACCTTGATAAATTTGAAAAGTATCAATTGGAACCTGAAGACATTTTTACAGCAATTAAACAAACACATAAAGCTATCCGTGGTGCTTATGCTTGTGTAGCGATGATTATTGGGCATGGTATGGTAGCATTTCGTGATCCTAATGGTATTCGTCCGCTCGTTTTAGGTAAACGTGAGGAACAAGGTAAAACAGATTATATGTTTGCTTCTGAAAGCATCGCACTTGATACGGTAGGCTTTGAATTTGTTCGTGATGTACAGCCGGGTGAAGCCATTTATGTGACATTTGATGGTAGATTGTATTCAGAGCAATGTGCTGAAAATCCAAAATTGACGCCTTGTATTTTTGAGTATGTTTATTTTGCACGCCCAGACTCTTGTATCGATGGTGTATCAGTCTACGCAGCACGTGTGCATATGGGGCAGCGTTTAGGTGAGAAAATTGCACGTGAATGGTCTGATGTAGATGATATTGATGTTGTGATTCCGGTACCTGAAACCTCAAATGATATTGCGTTACGCATTGCTCGTGTACTCAATAAACCTTATCGTCAAGGCTTCGTCAAAAACCGCTATGTTGGTCGTACGTTCATTATGCCAGGTCAAGCACAACGTGTCAGTTCGGTACGCCGTAAACTTAATACTATTGCGTCAGAGTTTAAAGATAAGAATGTGCTACTTGTTGATGATTCGATTGTTCGTGGTACGACATCGGAACAAATTATTGAAATGGCGAGAGCTGCGGGTGCGAAGAAAATTTATTTTGCGTCAGCCGCACCAGAAATTCGTTATCCGAATGTGTATGGCATTGATATGCCAACAAAGCATGAATTAATTGCTTATGGACGAGATGTTGATGAAATTGCGAAATTAATTGGTGTAGATAAATTAATTTTCCAAGATCTTGATGCATTAACGGGTTCGGTTCAACAAGAAAATCCTGCAATTAAAGAATTTGACTGTTCCGTCTTTACAGGATGCTATGTAACGGGTGACATTACACCAGAGTATCTTGAAAATATTGCACAACAACGTAGTGATAGCGCGAAGAAAAAGCGTGAAAAGGATGCAACGAATCTTGAAATGCACAATGAAAAATAA
- a CDS encoding hypothetical protein (COG3092 Uncharacterized protein conserved in bacteria) produces the protein MSFFVFLKKGQHYLKSWPLESKLGMIFPENRVIKATLFAQKFMPFLAVFAITWQQFYAKSDMAAFAIAILTAIFALCLPLQGLYWLGKRAVTPLSPQSAHWFYEICERLKQVNESLPVMNVQPTYQHLADVLTKAQRRLDKAFWQEL, from the coding sequence ATGAGTTTTTTCGTTTTTTTAAAAAAAGGTCAGCATTATTTGAAGAGTTGGCCATTGGAAAGTAAGCTAGGTATGATTTTTCCCGAAAATCGAGTCATTAAAGCCACGCTTTTTGCACAAAAGTTTATGCCCTTTTTAGCAGTCTTTGCGATCACGTGGCAGCAGTTTTATGCAAAATCCGATATGGCAGCATTCGCCATTGCGATTTTGACGGCGATTTTTGCGTTATGTCTTCCTTTACAGGGGTTATATTGGCTGGGTAAACGTGCCGTTACCCCGTTGTCGCCACAAAGTGCACATTGGTTTTATGAAATTTGTGAGCGATTGAAGCAAGTTAATGAATCCCTTCCCGTGATGAATGTGCAGCCAACCTACCAGCATTTAGCCGATGTGCTGACAAAAGCACAGCGCCGATTAGATAAGGCATTTTGGCAAGAGCTATAG
- a CDS encoding acetate kinase A/propionate kinase 2 (COG0282 Acetate kinase) — protein sequence MSQKLVLILNCGSSSLKFSILDPQTGDEKLSGLAEAFHLDDARIKWKLHGEKGNADLGAGAAHSEALNFIVNHIFPLDPSLKEDIVAIGHRIVHGGEKFTSSVVITDEVVKGIQDAVQFAPLHNPAHLIGIEEAFKMFPHLKEKNVAVFDTAFHQTMPEEAYLYALPYSLYKEHGVRRYGAHGTSHFFVSQQAAERLNIPANKINVITCHLGNGASVAAVRHGECIDTSMGLTPLEGLVMGTRSGDIDPAIVFYLHDNLGLSVAEINTLLTKKSGLLGLTEVTSDCRYSEDNYDKEAPAKRALDVFCYRLAKYIGSYMAVIGERLDAIVFTGGIGENSSLVRELTLNHLKLFGYQIDTEKNKAARFGHEGVITADNTPVAMVIPTNEELVIAQDTARLCI from the coding sequence ATGTCTCAAAAATTAGTCCTAATCTTAAACTGTGGTAGTTCTTCATTAAAATTTTCGATTTTAGACCCGCAAACTGGTGATGAAAAATTGTCAGGCTTAGCAGAAGCTTTTCATTTAGATGATGCTCGCATTAAATGGAAATTACACGGTGAAAAAGGTAATGCTGATTTAGGTGCAGGTGCTGCACATAGTGAAGCACTTAACTTTATTGTGAACCATATTTTCCCATTAGACCCATCATTAAAAGAAGATATCGTTGCAATTGGTCACCGTATCGTTCATGGTGGCGAGAAATTTACATCTTCTGTTGTAATTACCGATGAAGTAGTAAAAGGTATCCAAGACGCCGTTCAATTTGCGCCATTGCATAACCCTGCACATTTAATTGGTATTGAAGAAGCGTTTAAAATGTTCCCACATTTAAAAGAGAAAAATGTGGCAGTTTTTGATACAGCATTCCACCAAACCATGCCAGAGGAAGCCTATTTATATGCCCTTCCTTATTCACTTTATAAAGAACATGGCGTACGCCGTTATGGTGCTCACGGTACCAGCCACTTCTTTGTAAGCCAACAAGCAGCAGAACGCTTAAATATACCAGCCAATAAAATTAATGTCATCACTTGTCACTTAGGTAACGGTGCTTCAGTTGCAGCGGTTCGTCACGGTGAATGTATTGATACGTCTATGGGATTAACACCATTAGAAGGATTAGTCATGGGAACACGCTCAGGAGATATTGATCCTGCGATCGTATTCTATCTACATGATAATTTGGGTCTTTCTGTAGCAGAAATTAATACGTTATTAACTAAAAAATCAGGTTTACTCGGTTTAACTGAAGTCACTAGCGATTGCCGTTATTCAGAAGATAACTACGATAAAGAAGCCCCAGCAAAACGTGCATTAGATGTTTTCTGCTATCGTTTAGCAAAATATATCGGTTCTTATATGGCAGTCATTGGCGAGCGTTTAGATGCCATTGTCTTTACAGGTGGCATTGGCGAAAACTCCTCTTTAGTGCGTGAATTAACTTTAAACCACTTAAAACTCTTTGGATACCAAATTGATACAGAGAAAAATAAAGCCGCACGTTTTGGTCATGAAGGTGTGATTACTGCGGATAATACTCCTGTTGCAATGGTTATTCCAACTAACGAAGAACTTGTTATTGCACAAGATACAGCTCGTCTTTGTATCTAA
- the folE gene encoding GTP cyclohydrolase I (COG0302 GTP cyclohydrolase I) has product MNKISPEAEKVRHALLSKGIETPMISLEQDKDARRAGIEHHMREVMKLIGLDLRDDSLEETPVRLAKMFVDEIFSGLDYANFPKITNIENRMKVSEMVLVNDVTLTSTCEHHFVTIDGMVSVAYYPKKWVIGLSKINRIVSFFAQRPQVQERLTEQILLAFQTILETEDVAVYVKATHFCVKCRGIKDTNSYTVTSAFGGVFLDDRETRKEFLTLINK; this is encoded by the coding sequence ATGAACAAGATTTCACCAGAGGCAGAGAAAGTCCGTCACGCATTATTAAGTAAAGGGATTGAGACTCCAATGATTTCCCTTGAGCAAGATAAAGATGCTCGTCGAGCTGGGATTGAACATCATATGCGTGAAGTGATGAAACTGATTGGTTTAGATTTACGTGATGATAGCTTAGAAGAAACGCCAGTCCGTTTGGCGAAAATGTTTGTAGACGAAATTTTTAGTGGATTGGATTATGCCAATTTCCCTAAAATTACCAATATTGAAAACCGTATGAAAGTGAGCGAAATGGTGTTGGTTAATGATGTGACATTGACCAGTACATGTGAACATCATTTCGTCACGATCGATGGGATGGTATCGGTTGCGTATTATCCTAAAAAATGGGTTATTGGTCTTTCAAAAATCAATCGGATTGTATCGTTCTTTGCGCAACGTCCTCAGGTGCAAGAGCGTTTAACGGAACAGATTTTATTGGCATTCCAAACGATTTTAGAAACTGAGGATGTGGCAGTGTATGTAAAAGCCACCCATTTCTGCGTGAAATGTCGTGGAATTAAAGACACCAATAGCTATACAGTGACTTCTGCGTTTGGTGGCGTGTTTTTAGACGATCGTGAAACACGCAAAGAATTTTTAACGTTGATTAATAAGTAG
- a CDS encoding molybdopterin biosynthesis protein MoeB (COG0476 Dinucleotide-utilizing enzymes involved in molybdopterin and thiamine biosynthesis family 2): MTELSYQEELRYNRQLILKAVDFDGQERLKASKMLIVGLGGLGCAASQYLVTAGVGHLTLLDFDTVSLSNLQRQVLHDDSRLGMPKVESARLSLQRLNPHIQIDTINEKLSEHKLAEIIPHFDVVLDCTDNVDIRNQLDRCCQQAKVPLVSGAAIRMEGQVTVFTYEENTPTYHHLSQLFGENILSCVEAGVLAPIVGIVGTIQALEAIKVRLTIGKNLCGRLLMIDGMTMSIREIKLPV; the protein is encoded by the coding sequence ATGACAGAATTAAGTTATCAAGAGGAATTGCGTTATAACCGTCAATTGATTCTCAAAGCAGTGGATTTTGACGGTCAAGAACGCTTAAAAGCCAGCAAAATGTTAATTGTTGGCTTGGGCGGTTTAGGTTGTGCTGCAAGCCAATATTTAGTGACAGCGGGCGTTGGTCATTTAACCTTGTTAGATTTTGATACCGTGTCACTTTCTAATTTACAGCGTCAAGTGCTTCACGATGACAGCCGTTTAGGCATGCCCAAAGTGGAATCTGCTCGCCTATCTTTACAACGTTTAAATCCACATATTCAAATCGACACGATAAATGAAAAACTATCTGAACACAAACTGGCAGAAATAATACCGCACTTTGATGTGGTATTAGACTGTACGGACAATGTGGATATTCGCAATCAACTTGATCGTTGTTGCCAACAAGCCAAAGTGCCATTAGTATCGGGCGCAGCAATTCGAATGGAAGGTCAAGTCACCGTATTCACTTACGAAGAAAATACACCGACTTATCATCATCTAAGCCAATTATTTGGTGAAAATATATTAAGCTGTGTAGAAGCAGGCGTGCTTGCGCCAATTGTAGGCATAGTAGGCACCATTCAAGCCTTAGAAGCGATTAAAGTGCGGTTAACTATCGGCAAAAATTTGTGTGGTAGACTGCTAATGATTGATGGGATGACCATGTCGATTCGGGAAATAAAATTGCCTGTTTAA
- a CDS encoding acetyl-CoA synthetase (COG0365 Acyl-coenzyme A synthetases/AMP-(fatty) acid ligases) yields the protein MLKENRIFKPTDEFRRQANISGLETYQELWEFADKDYLTYWSDLARELITWKKPFMNIFDDSNAPFYKWFSDGTLNVSYNCLDRHLPDKSEKTAIIFESDFGQVQLYTYAKLHNRVCRFANALRQLGIKKGDRVIIYLPMIVESVIAMQACARIGAVHSVVFGGFSASALRDRIEDAEATLVITANGGLRGGKIIPLKATVDETLEMGCKTVENVVVFHRVNIDTPWKKGRDLWWDELTANQPAFCEPEWMNAEDPLFILYTSGSTGKPKGIVHSTGGYLLGALNSFRNVFDNKPNDIFWCTADVGWITGHSYVCYGPLANGATQLMFEGVPSYPDPGRIWRMIQRHKVNVFYTSPTLIRSLTRLGDHIPNKYDLSTLRLLGSVGEPINPSAWMWFYEVVGKSRCPIVDTWWQTETGSIMLAPMPGIIATKPGSCTLPLPGIMADVLDEKGQKCDVEQGGALVIKRPFPSMLRTIWNDPERYKSTYFPPEYGGKYYIAGDNAHRDKDGYFWILGRTDDVLNVSGHRLGTMEIESALVANPKVAEAAVVGKPDEIKGEAVVAFVVLNDIRPEGDEARQLAEELKAWVSNEIGKIARPEDIRFADNLPKTRSGKIMRRLLRSIAKNELITQDISTLENPQIIGQLQQQWL from the coding sequence ATGTTAAAAGAAAATCGTATTTTCAAACCAACAGATGAATTTCGTCGTCAAGCCAATATTTCAGGCTTAGAAACTTATCAAGAGCTGTGGGAATTTGCAGATAAAGATTACTTAACTTATTGGAGTGATCTTGCCCGTGAACTCATCACGTGGAAAAAGCCGTTCATGAATATTTTTGATGACAGCAATGCCCCATTTTATAAATGGTTTTCTGATGGCACATTAAATGTTTCCTATAACTGTCTTGATCGCCATCTCCCCGACAAATCCGAAAAAACAGCCATTATTTTTGAATCAGATTTTGGTCAGGTTCAACTTTATACTTATGCCAAATTGCATAATCGTGTTTGTCGCTTTGCCAATGCATTACGCCAATTAGGCATCAAAAAAGGAGATCGTGTCATCATTTATCTGCCAATGATCGTGGAATCCGTCATTGCAATGCAAGCTTGTGCAAGAATTGGGGCGGTTCACTCTGTCGTTTTTGGTGGTTTTTCTGCAAGCGCCCTGCGCGATCGCATTGAGGATGCAGAGGCAACATTAGTCATCACCGCTAACGGTGGCTTGCGTGGTGGGAAAATCATTCCGTTGAAAGCCACTGTCGACGAAACTTTGGAAATGGGCTGTAAAACCGTTGAAAACGTAGTTGTTTTCCACCGAGTAAATATCGATACACCTTGGAAAAAAGGGCGTGATTTATGGTGGGATGAATTGACAGCCAACCAACCTGCATTTTGTGAACCAGAATGGATGAATGCCGAAGATCCACTATTCATTCTGTATACTTCTGGTTCAACAGGCAAACCCAAAGGCATTGTACATAGTACTGGGGGCTATTTATTAGGCGCACTTAATTCTTTCCGTAATGTGTTTGACAATAAACCGAATGATATTTTCTGGTGTACTGCTGATGTAGGCTGGATTACAGGTCACTCTTACGTCTGTTATGGACCGCTTGCCAATGGTGCAACACAACTGATGTTTGAAGGCGTCCCAAGTTACCCTGACCCAGGTCGCATTTGGCGTATGATACAACGTCACAAAGTGAATGTATTTTACACCTCCCCCACATTAATCCGCTCCTTAACACGTTTAGGCGATCATATTCCGAATAAATATGATTTATCTACATTACGCTTACTTGGCAGCGTGGGCGAACCGATTAACCCATCTGCGTGGATGTGGTTCTATGAAGTAGTCGGTAAAAGTCGCTGTCCCATCGTGGATACTTGGTGGCAAACCGAAACAGGCTCCATTATGCTTGCCCCAATGCCGGGCATTATTGCAACAAAACCAGGCTCTTGTACCCTTCCATTACCAGGCATTATGGCGGATGTACTCGATGAGAAAGGGCAAAAATGTGATGTGGAACAAGGCGGCGCATTAGTGATTAAACGTCCATTCCCATCAATGTTGCGTACTATCTGGAACGATCCTGAACGTTACAAATCCACTTACTTCCCTCCAGAATATGGTGGCAAATACTATATTGCAGGTGATAACGCTCACCGCGATAAAGACGGCTATTTCTGGATTTTAGGGCGTACCGATGATGTATTAAATGTTTCTGGTCATCGCCTTGGTACGATGGAAATCGAATCTGCTTTAGTTGCTAATCCAAAAGTGGCAGAAGCAGCAGTAGTCGGTAAACCAGACGAAATCAAAGGGGAAGCTGTGGTAGCATTTGTGGTTTTAAACGATATCCGTCCAGAAGGTGATGAGGCGCGCCAACTAGCAGAAGAACTTAAAGCCTGGGTATCAAATGAAATTGGTAAAATTGCACGCCCCGAAGATATTCGTTTTGCGGATAATTTACCAAAAACGCGTTCAGGTAAAATTATGCGACGCTTATTACGATCTATTGCAAAAAATGAACTGATCACGCAAGATATTTCTACCTTAGAAAACCCACAAATCATTGGGCAATTACAGCAACAATGGTTATAA